The following coding sequences are from one Halorubrum sp. BOL3-1 window:
- a CDS encoding branched-chain amino acid ABC transporter permease, translating into MSEQTETPTSAESADAAGLFDRWDALRERESFSILGAIAFVVVFPMIFTNLPAYNGYMSLVELIYIWAIFAIGFDLLLGYTGLLSFGHAVFWGGSAYAAGLFSANFYGEPLLMVLVATATAVVLALIIGVLSLRRGGIYFAILTLAFGQMMYFLALGPLGGITGGEDGFTGVSVEPLLGVIGLDQGFAGVLGTVFHDISYVLFAGFFVLAVAVAVRIVRSPYGTIFQAIAENEQRVRFLGLNVWRYKITAFVLSGAFAGVAGGLHTIHAQYVAVGSLFWITSGDIVIITVLGGIGSVFGPVAGTVAFLYIENIVSGEIAFWLLVLGTLFVTVVWLFPAGIWGIVSSARSTVREQLSEDDS; encoded by the coding sequence ATGAGCGAACAGACCGAGACCCCGACGTCGGCCGAGAGCGCGGACGCGGCCGGCCTTTTCGACCGATGGGACGCGCTTCGGGAGCGCGAGTCGTTCTCGATACTGGGGGCGATCGCGTTCGTCGTCGTCTTCCCGATGATCTTCACCAACCTGCCGGCGTACAACGGGTACATGTCGCTGGTGGAACTGATTTACATCTGGGCCATCTTCGCCATCGGGTTCGACCTGCTGTTGGGCTACACGGGACTGCTGTCCTTCGGTCACGCCGTCTTCTGGGGCGGCAGCGCGTACGCCGCCGGACTGTTCAGCGCGAACTTCTACGGCGAACCGCTGCTCATGGTACTCGTGGCGACGGCCACCGCGGTCGTCCTCGCGTTGATCATCGGTGTCCTCTCGCTCCGGCGCGGCGGGATCTACTTCGCGATCCTGACGCTCGCGTTCGGGCAGATGATGTACTTCTTGGCCCTCGGTCCGCTGGGAGGGATCACCGGCGGCGAGGACGGGTTCACCGGCGTCAGCGTCGAACCGCTGCTCGGAGTCATCGGCCTCGACCAGGGGTTCGCCGGCGTGCTCGGGACGGTCTTTCACGACATCTCGTACGTGCTGTTCGCCGGCTTCTTCGTGCTTGCCGTCGCGGTCGCCGTCCGGATCGTCAGGTCGCCGTACGGGACCATCTTCCAAGCGATCGCGGAGAACGAACAGCGCGTGAGGTTCCTCGGACTGAACGTCTGGCGGTACAAGATCACCGCGTTCGTTCTCTCGGGCGCGTTCGCCGGCGTCGCCGGCGGGCTTCACACGATCCACGCACAGTACGTCGCCGTCGGATCGCTGTTCTGGATCACGAGCGGCGACATCGTGATCATCACGGTGTTGGGCGGGATCGGATCCGTCTTCGGCCCGGTGGCGGGAACGGTCGCGTTCCTCTACATCGAGAACATCGTCTCCGGCGAGATAGCCTTTTGGCTGCTCGTCCTCGGGACGCTCTTCGTGACCGTCGTCTGGCTGTTCCCCGCCGGCATCTGGGGGATCGTCAGCAGCGCCCGGTCGACCGTTCGCGAGCAACTCTCGGAGGATGACTCCTGA
- a CDS encoding ABC transporter substrate-binding protein translates to MTENNTQSRRDVLKTAGGAGMVGIAGLAGCLEGGGGGGGDSEYPSLGNYPIEGDTATIGFNVPQTGPYQEEGADELRAYELAADHLNNGGGWVDMWDDLSGDGVNGYEIDYVTGDTATDADTARESASRMIERDDVIMFGGGSSSATAIAQQGLAQQEKVLYMCCLTHSNDTTGGDCVRYGFREMFNAYMTGQALAPIVKEEFGDGLDFYQLYADYTWGQTVEQSIRDFFEDAGWNEIDSVPTPLGSDDYSTFLQDARDSGADVLFLDHYGLDGSNSVSQAVDQGINEDMEIVVPLYNVPMAAGAGGSIEGVFGTDGWDANLDNEPTQVFAESFEEEYDSTPSSPARLAYSGTLNYAAAVERAGTFYPPEVIRELEGHEWSNGGIGDEIMRECDHQTMRDILVVRGLSESEQDPDSGRYWEVVEQSSYPDAVGYDCENGPAAECELGEYGDE, encoded by the coding sequence ATGACTGAAAATAACACACAATCACGACGCGACGTGCTGAAGACGGCCGGCGGTGCGGGGATGGTCGGCATCGCCGGCCTCGCCGGCTGTCTCGAAGGGGGCGGCGGGGGCGGTGGAGACTCGGAGTACCCCTCACTCGGCAACTACCCGATCGAAGGCGACACCGCCACGATCGGCTTCAACGTCCCGCAGACCGGGCCGTACCAGGAGGAGGGCGCCGACGAGCTCCGCGCGTACGAACTCGCGGCCGACCACCTCAACAACGGCGGCGGTTGGGTCGACATGTGGGACGACCTCTCCGGCGACGGCGTCAACGGCTACGAGATCGACTACGTGACCGGTGACACGGCGACCGACGCCGACACCGCACGCGAGTCCGCCTCGCGGATGATCGAGCGGGACGATGTCATCATGTTCGGCGGCGGATCCTCGAGCGCGACGGCGATCGCCCAGCAGGGGCTCGCACAGCAGGAGAAGGTCCTGTACATGTGCTGTCTGACTCACTCGAACGACACCACCGGCGGGGACTGCGTCCGGTACGGCTTCCGGGAAATGTTCAACGCCTACATGACCGGGCAGGCGCTCGCGCCGATCGTCAAAGAGGAGTTCGGCGACGGACTGGACTTCTACCAGCTGTACGCCGACTACACGTGGGGCCAGACCGTAGAGCAGTCGATCCGCGACTTCTTCGAGGATGCGGGTTGGAACGAGATCGACTCCGTCCCGACGCCGCTCGGGTCCGACGACTACTCGACGTTCCTTCAGGACGCCCGGGACTCGGGCGCGGACGTCCTCTTTTTGGACCACTACGGCCTCGACGGGTCGAACTCCGTCTCACAGGCCGTCGACCAGGGTATCAACGAGGACATGGAGATCGTCGTTCCGCTGTACAACGTCCCGATGGCGGCCGGTGCGGGCGGTTCCATCGAGGGCGTCTTCGGGACGGACGGCTGGGACGCGAACCTCGACAACGAGCCGACGCAGGTGTTCGCCGAGTCGTTCGAGGAAGAGTACGACTCGACCCCGAGCTCCCCGGCGCGGCTGGCGTACTCGGGGACGCTGAACTACGCGGCCGCCGTCGAGCGCGCCGGGACGTTCTACCCGCCGGAGGTCATCCGCGAGCTCGAAGGCCACGAGTGGAGCAACGGCGGCATCGGCGACGAGATCATGCGCGAGTGCGACCACCAGACGATGCGCGACATCTTGGTCGTCCGCGGTCTCTCCGAAAGCGAACAGGACCCGGACAGCGGCCGATACTGGGAGGTCGTCGAACAGTCGTCCTACCCGGACGCGGTCGGCTACGACTGCGAGAACGGTCCGGCCGCCGAATGTGAACTCGGCGAGTACGGCGACGAGTGA
- a CDS encoding NAD(P)-dependent oxidoreductase, with translation MSTLLVVGGSGFIGRDVCRFAVRDGHEVRSVSRRGRPDVDEEWADAVSWTTADLFRPNAWRDRLDGVGAVVHSVGTLSEAPTEGVTFERVNGDAAVLTALEAERAGVDAFVFLSAAAKPPGVRNAYLTAKRRAEASVADLDLDTVVLRPGPVYGEGQPHLPSVVDRVLRFVASAPPIASRLGESRPLSVDTVARATYRAALDPEARLLDVADIRDLAR, from the coding sequence ATGTCGACCCTCCTCGTCGTCGGCGGCAGCGGCTTCATCGGACGCGACGTCTGCCGGTTCGCCGTCCGCGACGGACACGAGGTCCGGAGCGTGTCGCGTCGCGGTCGCCCCGACGTCGACGAGGAGTGGGCCGACGCCGTCTCGTGGACGACCGCAGACCTCTTTCGACCGAACGCGTGGCGCGACCGGCTCGACGGGGTCGGCGCCGTGGTCCACTCGGTCGGCACGCTGTCCGAGGCGCCGACGGAGGGCGTCACCTTCGAGCGCGTCAACGGCGACGCGGCGGTTCTCACGGCCTTGGAGGCCGAGCGTGCCGGCGTCGACGCGTTCGTCTTCCTCTCCGCGGCAGCGAAACCGCCCGGCGTCCGGAACGCCTATCTGACGGCCAAGCGCCGCGCGGAGGCGTCCGTCGCCGACCTCGACCTCGACACCGTCGTCCTCCGGCCGGGACCGGTGTACGGCGAGGGACAGCCGCACCTCCCGAGCGTCGTCGACCGGGTCCTCCGGTTCGTCGCGAGCGCGCCGCCGATCGCGTCACGGCTCGGTGAGTCGCGGCCGCTCTCCGTCGACACCGTCGCGCGGGCGACGTACCGCGCCGCGCTGGACCCCGAAGCGCGACTGCTCGACGTCGCTGATATCCGCGATCTCGCGCGATAA
- a CDS encoding bacterio-opsin activator domain-containing protein: MADGLDADAYDALVTAAETYRAALVVRLAGEAGLRAEEITRVAPRDLREAESTAGARILSVPAADGDESGDAASVASDDERVDRETVVSASLAADLDRYARSEGLGDDDPYVDVSPRRVQMIVSETAARAAGLTETPLDERVTPSLLRKTFARRLLVDRDVGPRAVRDAGGWESLATLDPYLDPLDGEALAAAIAGSEDSDEAAAEPTGTTVLPGFEALADPGSSDSVTAVPAGLIEADRWAEAWVVRRAVGGDRIDVAAAAGVDREALADRSGVAEGPWSDAMADGAPTATDGGQGTGGRPAVAVPAAHEGVVHGALCVVAADGDPTDETERRALAALGRCLGRAITADRWRDLLHSDAVTEVEFHTTDEGAFLARASDRLDCRIELASTVDVDDDVSRAYLSVDGARPQEVATVVEAATGVSDFRVIETREDGCSASLRLADGSLVRALVDHGATVREATAADGRVRVVADFPEGTNVRPIADGLRDRFADVRLASKESVARSPREESSLRDGVTDRFTDRQWAALSAAYHGGYFDWPRGSTAEEVADAMGVSSPTFHNHLRKAQRALLDGVFEDVGERSVRDREERAVRTDE; the protein is encoded by the coding sequence ATGGCTGACGGTCTCGACGCGGACGCCTACGACGCGCTCGTCACCGCCGCGGAGACGTATCGCGCGGCGCTCGTCGTCAGGCTGGCCGGCGAGGCCGGGCTCCGAGCTGAGGAGATAACCCGCGTCGCGCCACGGGACCTCCGCGAGGCGGAGTCGACCGCGGGCGCTCGCATCCTCTCGGTGCCCGCGGCCGACGGCGACGAGAGCGGCGACGCGGCGTCGGTCGCGTCCGACGACGAACGCGTCGACCGAGAGACCGTCGTTTCGGCCTCGCTGGCGGCGGACCTCGACCGGTACGCGAGGAGCGAGGGCCTCGGCGACGACGACCCGTACGTCGACGTCTCTCCCCGCCGCGTCCAGATGATCGTGAGCGAGACCGCGGCGCGGGCGGCCGGCCTCACTGAGACCCCGCTCGACGAGCGGGTCACGCCCAGCCTCCTCCGGAAGACGTTCGCCCGGCGACTGCTCGTCGACCGCGACGTCGGCCCCCGAGCAGTCCGGGACGCGGGGGGGTGGGAGTCGCTCGCCACGCTCGACCCCTACCTCGACCCGCTCGACGGGGAGGCGCTCGCGGCCGCGATAGCCGGCAGCGAGGATTCCGACGAAGCGGCCGCAGAGCCGACCGGAACGACCGTCCTCCCGGGGTTCGAGGCGCTCGCGGACCCCGGATCGTCGGACTCCGTCACGGCCGTCCCGGCGGGCCTGATCGAGGCCGACCGCTGGGCCGAGGCCTGGGTCGTCCGCCGCGCGGTCGGCGGCGACCGGATCGACGTCGCCGCGGCGGCGGGCGTCGACCGCGAGGCGCTCGCGGACCGCAGCGGGGTGGCCGAGGGACCGTGGTCGGACGCGATGGCGGACGGCGCGCCGACCGCGACCGACGGCGGCCAGGGCACGGGGGGACGGCCGGCGGTCGCGGTGCCGGCGGCCCACGAGGGGGTCGTCCACGGTGCGCTCTGTGTCGTCGCAGCCGACGGCGACCCGACCGACGAGACCGAGCGGCGGGCGCTCGCCGCCCTCGGGCGGTGTCTCGGCCGGGCGATCACCGCGGACCGGTGGCGGGACCTACTCCACTCGGACGCGGTCACGGAAGTCGAGTTTCACACGACCGACGAGGGGGCGTTCCTCGCCCGGGCGAGCGACCGGCTGGACTGCCGGATCGAGCTGGCGTCGACGGTCGACGTTGACGACGATGTCTCCCGGGCGTACCTCTCCGTCGACGGGGCCCGCCCGCAGGAGGTCGCGACCGTCGTCGAGGCGGCGACGGGCGTCTCCGACTTCCGGGTGATCGAGACCCGCGAAGACGGGTGTTCGGCGTCGCTTCGCCTCGCTGACGGCTCGCTGGTGCGGGCGCTCGTGGACCACGGCGCGACGGTCCGCGAGGCGACCGCCGCCGACGGTCGGGTCCGCGTCGTCGCCGACTTCCCCGAGGGAACGAACGTCAGGCCCATCGCGGACGGCCTCCGCGATCGGTTCGCGGACGTCCGGCTCGCCAGCAAGGAGTCCGTCGCCCGCTCGCCGCGAGAGGAGTCGTCTCTGCGGGACGGGGTCACCGACCGGTTCACGGACCGGCAGTGGGCCGCGCTGTCCGCGGCGTACCACGGCGGCTACTTCGACTGGCCGCGCGGGAGTACGGCCGAGGAGGTGGCAGACGCGATGGGCGTGTCGTCGCCGACGTTCCATAACCACCTCCGAAAGGCCCAGCGCGCCCTGCTCGACGGCGTCTTCGAAGACGTCGGGGAGCGGTCGGTCCGGGACCGCGAGGAGCGCGCGGTCCGCACCGACGAGTGA
- a CDS encoding DUF2061 domain-containing protein: MNTSVFSRDAINARRRAVVKTLRYRALMVTITVVVAWLVVGDVGQAASIGFVANAVKTLTYYGYERLWDHVSWGVGASG, encoded by the coding sequence ATGAACACGAGCGTCTTCTCGCGGGACGCGATCAACGCTCGACGCCGTGCGGTCGTCAAGACCCTCCGCTACCGGGCATTGATGGTGACGATCACGGTCGTCGTCGCGTGGCTCGTCGTCGGTGACGTCGGCCAGGCGGCGAGCATCGGCTTCGTGGCCAACGCCGTAAAGACACTCACTTATTACGGCTACGAGCGCCTGTGGGACCACGTGTCGTGGGGCGTCGGCGCGTCCGGGTGA
- a CDS encoding branched-chain amino acid ABC transporter permease: MSVAGSIVGFAIQTLAVSSIYILVAIGLSITLGTLKFVNFAHAAMYLAGVYVGLAVALELQFSGDLAGSIGLESFGLDLGFLAALAIVPIVTFGLGLLMERFVARPFYDRPDTDQILVTFGILLIVQELIRAFVGGRSITFSRPDWAEGAISLGPLGTYASWRLTIIGITAVLVLAVYLYIEYTDVGLAVRAGTEDAEMVNLLGIRATRPFLVIFGVGSGLAGAAGVVGGPVFSVVPEVGVGVLVPAFLVVVVGGVGSIAGSVVGGLLIGAVEVGLQMNAPTWSSVGIYALAAVVLLVRPAGLMGVVEVDE, translated from the coding sequence GTGAGCGTCGCCGGATCGATCGTCGGCTTCGCCATCCAGACGCTCGCAGTCTCCTCGATCTACATCCTCGTCGCGATCGGGCTGTCGATAACGCTCGGGACGCTGAAGTTCGTGAACTTCGCCCACGCCGCGATGTACTTGGCCGGCGTCTACGTCGGGCTCGCGGTCGCGCTCGAACTCCAGTTCTCCGGCGACCTCGCCGGAAGCATCGGTCTTGAGAGCTTCGGCCTCGACTTGGGCTTCCTGGCCGCGCTCGCTATCGTTCCGATCGTCACGTTCGGTCTCGGACTGCTGATGGAGCGGTTCGTCGCCCGGCCCTTCTACGACCGGCCGGACACCGACCAGATCCTGGTGACGTTCGGGATCCTATTGATCGTCCAGGAGCTGATCAGAGCGTTCGTCGGCGGCCGCTCGATCACCTTCTCTCGGCCGGACTGGGCCGAGGGAGCGATCAGCCTCGGACCGCTCGGCACGTACGCCAGTTGGCGGCTCACGATCATCGGGATCACGGCGGTGCTCGTCCTCGCGGTGTACCTGTACATCGAGTACACCGACGTCGGACTCGCGGTCCGGGCGGGCACGGAGGACGCGGAGATGGTGAATCTCCTCGGCATCCGCGCAACGCGACCGTTCCTCGTCATTTTCGGCGTCGGATCGGGGCTCGCCGGCGCGGCGGGCGTCGTCGGCGGTCCCGTTTTCAGCGTCGTCCCGGAGGTCGGGGTCGGCGTGCTGGTCCCGGCGTTCCTCGTCGTCGTCGTCGGCGGCGTGGGTAGCATCGCCGGCTCCGTCGTCGGCGGCCTCCTGATCGGGGCCGTCGAGGTCGGACTACAGATGAACGCCCCCACGTGGTCGTCGGTCGGCATCTACGCGCTCGCCGCGGTCGTCCTGCTGGTTCGCCCCGCGGGACTGATGGGCGTCGTGGAGGTGGACGAATGA
- a CDS encoding co-chaperone YbbN, with product MSDTANSDVDGLSPAERLDALESEGVVSVDGEEVTLTLEFGSTRGIYHDSYAHVEEAEYHRAVADVFGINPEEADERIDELGVTRDQFVALLALNSHVDGEYPLVERANMAMLITDIAPPSPVPADGPEIDDDSYGPFLDGHERAAVIVWKRFCDPCDRLKGDLDEAESAFPDDVAVAGIDGEATTEFRREFGVEAAPSVLLFEEGERRESLRGYHSPGDIADACADVYGE from the coding sequence ATGAGCGACACCGCTAACTCCGACGTCGACGGCCTCTCGCCCGCGGAACGGCTCGACGCGCTCGAGTCGGAAGGCGTCGTCTCGGTCGACGGAGAGGAGGTGACGCTGACGCTGGAGTTCGGGTCGACCCGCGGGATCTACCACGACTCCTACGCGCACGTGGAGGAGGCCGAGTACCACCGGGCGGTCGCCGACGTCTTCGGGATCAACCCGGAGGAGGCCGACGAGCGGATCGACGAACTCGGGGTCACCAGGGACCAGTTCGTTGCGCTGCTCGCGCTGAACTCCCACGTCGACGGCGAGTACCCGCTGGTCGAGCGGGCTAACATGGCGATGCTGATCACCGATATCGCTCCGCCGTCGCCGGTCCCGGCCGACGGCCCTGAGATCGACGACGACAGCTACGGACCGTTCCTCGACGGACACGAGCGGGCCGCGGTGATCGTCTGGAAGCGCTTCTGTGACCCCTGCGATCGGCTGAAAGGGGACCTCGACGAGGCGGAGTCGGCGTTTCCGGACGACGTCGCGGTCGCGGGGATCGACGGGGAAGCGACGACCGAGTTCCGACGGGAGTTCGGCGTCGAGGCCGCTCCGTCGGTGCTGCTGTTCGAGGAGGGCGAGCGGCGCGAGTCGCTCCGCGGGTATCACTCGCCCGGTGATATCGCCGACGCGTGTGCGGATGTCTACGGGGAGTAG
- the acs gene encoding acetate--CoA ligase produces the protein MTEGDGQLEARLEEQEVFEPSESFVGQANVSDPEIYETFDENWPQCWEAAAGLLDWESDYDRVLDDSDPPFYEWFTGGELNASANCLDRHLDERGDEVAIEWVGEPIDEDDRSYTYEELHREVNEFAAALRAQGVEEDDVVTMYMPMIPELPIAMLACARIGAPHSVVFAGFSADALATRMNSAESEYLVTCDGYYRRGDPLDHLDKANEGLSGVDHETTTVVVDRLGPNGDDFGHDLDDDQIDYGDLVADHEGAEVDPVTRDAEDMLFLMYTSGTTGKPKGVKHTTGGYLSWVTWTSQAVLDVKPEDTYFCSADIGWITGHSYIVYGPLSLGTTTMMYEGTPDHPERDRLWEIVEDHEATQLYTAPTAIRAFMKWGEEFPDRHDLSSLRLLGTVGEPINPRAWKWYYQHIGNEECPIVDTWWQTETGGMMVTTLPGIKDMKPGAAGPPLPGLDVQVLDTLGEEVEPGKAGYLTVQKPWPGMLRTLYNNDERYIEEYWAEYSDTDSDDPDDWVYFPEDGAKIDDDGYITVLGRVDDVLNVSGHRLGTMEIESAIVGVEGVAEAAVVGGNHDIKGEAVYTYVTTEDGHEGDDELRDAIVAGVEDAIGPIARPEQVVFTPDLPKTRSGKIMRRLLENIADGEELGNTSTLRNPEIVEEIQNRA, from the coding sequence ATGACAGAGGGTGACGGCCAACTGGAAGCGAGACTGGAAGAACAGGAGGTGTTCGAGCCGTCCGAGTCGTTCGTCGGGCAGGCGAACGTCTCGGACCCGGAAATCTACGAGACGTTCGACGAGAACTGGCCGCAGTGTTGGGAGGCCGCGGCGGGGCTGCTCGACTGGGAATCCGACTACGACCGGGTGCTCGACGACAGCGACCCGCCGTTCTACGAGTGGTTCACCGGCGGCGAGCTGAACGCGTCCGCGAACTGCCTCGACCGACACCTCGACGAGCGCGGCGACGAGGTCGCGATCGAGTGGGTCGGTGAACCGATCGACGAGGACGACCGCTCGTACACCTACGAGGAGCTCCACCGCGAGGTGAACGAGTTCGCGGCCGCGCTCCGGGCGCAGGGCGTCGAGGAGGACGACGTCGTCACGATGTACATGCCGATGATCCCGGAGCTGCCGATCGCGATGCTGGCGTGTGCGCGCATCGGTGCGCCCCACAGCGTCGTGTTCGCCGGGTTCTCGGCCGACGCGCTCGCGACGCGGATGAACTCCGCCGAGTCGGAGTATCTCGTCACCTGCGACGGCTACTACCGACGCGGCGACCCCCTCGACCACCTCGACAAGGCCAACGAAGGACTCTCCGGCGTCGACCACGAGACGACCACGGTCGTCGTCGACCGGCTCGGTCCGAACGGCGACGACTTCGGCCACGACCTCGACGACGACCAGATAGACTACGGCGACCTCGTCGCGGACCACGAGGGCGCCGAGGTCGACCCGGTCACCCGCGACGCCGAGGACATGCTGTTCTTAATGTACACCTCGGGGACGACGGGCAAGCCGAAGGGCGTGAAACACACGACCGGCGGCTACCTCTCGTGGGTGACGTGGACCTCGCAGGCGGTCCTCGACGTCAAGCCCGAGGACACCTACTTCTGCTCGGCCGACATCGGCTGGATCACCGGACACTCGTACATCGTCTACGGGCCGCTCTCGCTCGGCACGACGACGATGATGTACGAGGGGACGCCCGATCACCCGGAGCGCGACCGGCTCTGGGAGATCGTCGAGGACCACGAGGCGACCCAGCTGTACACCGCCCCGACCGCGATCCGCGCGTTCATGAAGTGGGGCGAGGAGTTCCCGGACCGCCACGACCTCTCCTCACTGCGGCTGCTCGGCACGGTCGGCGAGCCGATAAACCCGCGCGCGTGGAAGTGGTACTACCAACACATCGGCAACGAGGAGTGCCCGATCGTCGACACGTGGTGGCAGACGGAGACGGGCGGGATGATGGTGACCACGCTCCCCGGAATCAAGGACATGAAGCCGGGAGCGGCCGGACCGCCGCTGCCGGGACTCGACGTTCAGGTCCTCGACACGCTCGGCGAAGAGGTCGAGCCGGGGAAAGCCGGCTACCTCACGGTACAGAAGCCGTGGCCGGGGATGCTCCGGACGCTGTACAACAACGACGAGCGCTACATCGAGGAGTACTGGGCGGAGTACTCGGACACCGACAGCGACGACCCCGACGACTGGGTGTACTTCCCCGAGGACGGCGCGAAGATCGACGACGACGGCTACATCACCGTTCTCGGCCGGGTCGACGACGTGCTCAACGTCTCCGGGCACCGGCTGGGAACGATGGAGATCGAGTCCGCCATCGTCGGCGTCGAGGGCGTCGCCGAGGCGGCCGTCGTCGGCGGGAATCACGACATCAAGGGTGAAGCGGTGTACACCTACGTGACGACCGAGGACGGCCACGAGGGCGACGACGAACTCCGCGACGCGATCGTCGCGGGCGTCGAGGACGCCATCGGTCCGATCGCGCGCCCCGAGCAGGTCGTGTTCACGCCCGACCTGCCGAAGACGCGCTCGGGAAAGATCATGCGCCGTCTGCTCGAGAACATCGCTGACGGCGAGGAACTCGGGAACACGAGCACGCTGCGGAACCCCGAGATCGTCGAAGAGATCCAGAACAGGGCCTGA
- a CDS encoding ABC transporter ATP-binding protein, whose translation MSLLELEGVNSYYGESHILRDVTMDVEEGQIIALLGRNGAGKTTTLRSITGTTPPEVRSGTIRFDGTDITGQKPEDISARGLSLVPEERRMFSNLTVAENLHVPDISKNLLNRIGRSVETGKTGVSDEEIYEQFSRLDERRDQKAGTLSGGEQQMLAIARTLKQDTKLLMLDEPSEGLAPQIVQDVVDIIQEIADQGKTILLVEQNAAAAIKLADYCYVLDQGSVVYQGTSAEIEANDEVRREYLGV comes from the coding sequence ATGAGCCTGCTCGAACTCGAGGGCGTCAACTCCTACTACGGGGAGAGTCACATCCTCCGGGACGTGACGATGGACGTCGAAGAGGGGCAGATCATCGCCCTGCTGGGGCGGAACGGCGCCGGCAAGACCACCACGCTGCGAAGCATCACGGGGACGACCCCACCGGAAGTGCGGAGCGGCACCATTCGGTTCGACGGTACCGATATCACCGGCCAGAAGCCCGAAGACATCTCGGCGCGCGGGCTGTCCCTCGTGCCCGAAGAACGACGGATGTTCTCGAACCTGACCGTCGCCGAGAACCTCCACGTCCCGGACATCTCGAAGAACCTTCTGAACCGGATCGGCCGGTCGGTCGAGACCGGCAAGACCGGCGTCAGCGACGAGGAGATATACGAGCAGTTCTCTCGTCTCGACGAGCGTCGCGACCAGAAAGCCGGCACGCTCAGCGGCGGGGAACAGCAGATGCTCGCTATCGCTCGAACGCTCAAACAGGACACCAAACTACTCATGCTAGACGAACCGTCAGAGGGGCTCGCCCCACAGATCGTACAGGACGTCGTCGATATCATCCAAGAGATCGCCGACCAAGGGAAGACGATCCTGCTCGTCGAGCAGAACGCGGCCGCGGCGATCAAACTCGCCGACTACTGCTACGTCCTCGACCAGGGCAGCGTCGTCTACCAAGGGACTTCGGCGGAGATCGAGGCGAACGACGAGGTCAGACGGGAGTACCTCGGCGTATGA
- a CDS encoding ABC transporter ATP-binding protein gives MMLLETNGLTKQFGELTAVDEIDLQLEEGELMSIIGPNGAGKSTTVNLITGLLNPTDGTVRYRGEDITGKEPHEIVQQGLSKSFQTASIFPDLTVERNAVVASLGAEHGSFSLNFFKRLAGYDDVSARARRTLEDMGLYEQRDIKAKSLPYGDKRRLEMALALAGDPDLLFLDEPTAGMSPDETDDTVDLIQRIKDERGVTIVLIEHDMEIIFRVSDRIAVLNRGAKIADGTPEEIRGDPSVQEAYLGGVEI, from the coding sequence CTGATGCTTCTGGAAACAAACGGACTCACGAAACAGTTCGGTGAACTGACGGCAGTCGACGAGATCGACCTCCAGCTCGAGGAGGGCGAGTTGATGAGTATCATCGGACCGAACGGCGCGGGAAAATCGACGACAGTGAACCTCATCACGGGACTGTTGAACCCCACCGACGGGACGGTGCGGTACCGCGGTGAGGACATCACCGGGAAGGAGCCGCACGAGATCGTCCAACAGGGCCTGAGCAAGTCGTTCCAGACGGCGTCGATCTTCCCCGACCTGACCGTCGAGCGGAACGCGGTCGTCGCCTCGTTGGGCGCCGAACACGGCTCGTTCAGCCTAAACTTCTTCAAGCGTCTCGCCGGCTACGACGACGTCTCCGCGCGCGCGAGACGAACGCTCGAGGACATGGGGCTGTACGAGCAACGCGACATCAAGGCCAAGTCGCTGCCGTACGGCGACAAGCGTCGACTCGAGATGGCGCTCGCGCTCGCCGGGGATCCCGACCTCCTCTTCCTCGACGAGCCGACCGCCGGGATGTCGCCCGACGAGACCGACGACACGGTCGACCTCATCCAGCGCATCAAGGACGAACGCGGGGTCACGATCGTCTTGATCGAACACGACATGGAGATCATCTTCCGCGTCTCCGACCGCATCGCGGTGCTCAACCGCGGGGCGAAGATCGCCGACGGAACGCCGGAAGAGATCCGCGGCGATCCCAGCGTTCAGGAGGCGTACCTCGGGGGTGTCGAGATATGA